From the Variovorax paradoxus genome, the window ACCCTCGCACGTTGGAGTACCTGAGCCATGCAACAACAAGCTCCCAGCAATTTCGTGCCGCAGGCGATCCGCACGGTGGTGGCATGGGCCGTCACGCTGCTGCTGTTCTTTCCGCTCGGCTGGCTGTTCCTCACGGCCTTCAAAACGGAACTGCAGGCCATCCATGTGCCGCCGCTGTTCATCTTCGAGCCCACGCTCGACAACTTCGGCGAGGTGCAGCGCCGCAGCGACTACCTGCTTTATGCGCGCAACTCGCTCATCACCAGCCTGGGCTCGACCATCCTGGGCCTGCTGATCGCGGCGCCGGCGGCGTACTCGATGGCCTTCTTCCGCACGCGCAAGACGCGCGACATCCTCATGTGGATGCTCTCCACCAAGATGATGCCGGCCGTGGGCGCGCTGGTGCCCATCTACGTGATCGCGCAGACCGCGGGCATGCTCGATTCGCTGACCGCACTCACCATCGTGTTCACGCTGTCGAACCTGCCGATCATGGTGTGGATGCTCTACAGCGCCTACAAGGACATCCCGCCCGAGATCCTGGAGGCCGCGCGCATGGATGGGGCCAACCTCTGGACCGAGTTCCGCCACGTGGTGATGCCGCTGTCGGTGGGCGGGCTCGCTTCGACCGGCCTGCTGTGCCTGGTGCTGAGCTGGAACGAGGCCTTCTGGGCGCTCAACCTGACCTCGGCCAAGGCGGGCACGCTGGCCACGCTGATCGCCTCGTACTCCAGTCCCGAGGGCCTGTTCTGGGCCAAGCTGTCGGCGGCCTCGCTGATGGCCATCGCGCCCATCGTGGTGTTCGGCTGGTTCAGCCAGAAGCAGCTGGTGCAAGGCCTGACCTTCGGCGCAGTGAAATGAACACCCCCAGTCTTCGCGCACTTCGTGTCGCCTCGCCAACCCCTTCAAGGGGGCGCTGCCAGCGGCCCGGCAAAGCCGGTTCCGCGGCAGCTCCCGCATTCCGCTGCGCGCTTTCGACCCGTGCAGGCGCTTCGGCAGCCTGCTCACGAGCAATCAAGGAGTTTTGAATGGCCTACCTCGAACTCAAGAACATCAAGAAGAGCTTCGGCGACGTCAACATCATCAAGGGCGTCGACCTGCAGATCCAGAAGGGCGAGTTCATCGTCTTCGTCGGGCCCTCGGGCTGCGGGAAGTCGACGCTGCTGCGGCTCATTGCGGGGCTGGAGCCCATCACCAGCGGCAACCTGATGCTCGACGGCAAGGACATCACCTGGGCGCCTTCGGGCAAGCGCGACCTGGCCATGGTGTTCCAGAGCTATGCGCTCTATCCGCACATGAGCGCGTACGACAACATGTCGTTCGCACTCAAGCTCGCCGGCGTGCCCAAGGACGAGATCAGGACGAAGGTCGAGCACGCGGCGAAGACGCTCAACCTCACGCAGTATCTCGACCGCACGCCCAAGGACCTGTCTGGCGGCCAGCGCCAGCGCGTGGCCATCGGTCGCGCGATCGTGCGCGCGCCCAAGGTGTTTCTGTTCGACGAGCCCCTGTCGAACCTCGACGCGGCATTGCGTGGCAACACGCGCGTCGAGATCCACAAGCTGCACCGCGCGCTGGGCGCGACCACCATCTATGTGACGCACGACCAGGTCGAGGCCATGACGCTGGCCGACCGCGTGGTGGTGTTGAAGGACGGGCTGATCGAGCAGGTCGGCACGCCGCTGGAGCTGTACGACCGCCCGGCCAACCAGTTCGTCGCGCAGTTCATCGGCATGCCGTCGATGAACATGGTGGCGGCCAGCGCCATTCCGAGCTTCTCCGCCGCCACCGGCGGCAGGCTTCCCGCCGACGGTTTTCTCGGCGTGCGTTCCGAGGGCCTGCGCGTGTATCCGAAGCAGGGCTCACCGGTGAGCGACGTGCAGGGCCGCGTCGAGCTCATCGAGGCGCTGGGCGCCGACACGCTGATCCACGTCGACGTCGGCGGCGTGCCGCTGATCGCGCGCCAGAACGACCGCACGCCGCTGCAGGCGGGCGACGACGTGGCGGTGGAGCTCGATCCTTCGGTGCTGCACCTCTTCAACCGCGAGGGCCGTTCGGTCAGCGCGTGACGCCACCTTCTTTTCTTCACTGCATTCTTCAACGGACATTCCCGTGACCATCGCGCACATTCCACCGGCTCCCACGGAGTTCACGGTGCTTCACCTGGGCCTGGGCTCGTTCCATCGCGCGCACCAGGCGGTCTACCTGCAGCGGCTGATCGAGGCGGGCGACACCCGCTGGTCGCTGTCGGGCGCCAACATCCGGCCCGACATGGCCGACGTCGTCGCGGCGCTGCAGGCGCAGGGCGGCCGCTACACGCTCGAAACGGTCTCGCCCGCGGGCGAATACCGCTACGAACAGATCGAGGCCATCCGCGAGGTGCTGCCCTGGGAGCGCTCGCTGGCCAGCGTGATCGCGCGCGGCGCGGCGGCCTCGACGCGCATCGTGTCGTTCACCGTGACCGAGGCTGGTTACTACCTCGACGACAAGGGCAGGCTGGACCTGTCGTTCGGCGACCTCGCCGCCGATGTGGAACGCGCACGCAAGGGCGAGGCCGGCGGCGACAACGTGACCATCTACGGCGCGGTGTGCGCCATCCTGCGCGCGCGCAAGCAAGCCGACGCGGGGCCGGTCACGCTGCTGAACTGCGACAACCTGCGCCACAACGGCGACCGTTTCCATGCAGGCCTGCTGGAGTTCATCGGGCTGTCTGGCGACACCGATCTGCTGGCCTGGGTGAATGCGAACACGCGCTGCCCCAATGCCATGGTCGACCGCATCACGCCGCGCCCCCCGCCCGAGCTGCGCGCGCGCGTCAAGGCCGCCACCGGGCGCGACGACGCGGCCGCCATCACCGGCGAGAGCTTCATCCAGTGGGTCATCGAAGACAACTTCGCAGCGGGCCGGCCCGACTGGGGCCGCGTGGGCGTGGAACTGGTCGAGTCGGTGCAGCCGTACGAAGAGGCCAAGATCCGCATCCTCAACGCCACGCACAGCTGCATCGCCTGGGCGGGCACGCTGGTGGGCCTGAACTTCATCCACGAAGGCACGCACAACGCAGCCATCCGCAGGATGGCGTTCGACTACGTCACCGACGACGTCATCCCGTGTCTCGTGCCGAGCCCGATCGACCTGGCCGTCTACCGCGACGTGGTGCTCGACCGCTTCGGCAACCCGGCCATCCGCGACACCAACCAGCGCGTGGCGGCGGACGGCTTCTCGAAGATCCCCGGCTTCATTGCGCCGACCGTGCGCGAGCGGCTGGCGGCCGGGCAGGGCATCGACAGCGTGGCGATGCTGCCTGCGCTGTTCCTCGCGTTCCTGCAGCGCTGGCACCAGGGGGCGTTGCCCTACGCCTACCAGGACCAGGGCATGGACGAAGCCGTGGCGCACGCCATCTGCGATGCGGCCGACCCGGTCGTCGCGCTGTGCTCGGACGCGGGGCTGTGGGGCGAGCTTGCAGCCGATGCGCGCCTGATCGAGGCCGTGCGTCGCGCCGGCGAGCGCGCCACGCACTTCATCGCAACGGAGAGCAGGCCATGAGCGGCCGCCTGCAGGACCGGCACGTGCTGCTGACCGGCGCGGGCGGCGGCATCGGCTTGGCCGTGGCACGGGCCTGCATCGCCGAAGGCGCGCGCTGCACCGTGATCGACCGCGCCACCGCCGCGCCCGACGCCGTGCGCGCGGCGCAGCAGGCGCATCCGGAGATGCTCGCCTACATCGCTGCGGACGTCACCGACACGCAGGCCATCGCGCACATGCTGGCCGAGGCGCAGGTTGCGTTCGGGCCGATCCACACGCTGTTCAACAACGCCGCGGTGTTCGACCTGGCGCCGCTGCTCGACAGCGACGAAGCCTCGTTCGACCGGCTCTTCGCGGTGAACGTGAAGGGCATGTTCTTCGTGATGCAGGCGGTGCTGCGTCACATGGTCGAGGCCGGCACGCAAGGCGCGTCGGTCATCAACATGGCCTCGCAGGCGGGGCGCCGCGGCGAGGCGCTGGTGTCGCACTACTGCGCGACCAAGGCGGCCGTCATCAGCTACACGCAGAGCGCTGCGCTGGCCATGGCGCCGCACGGCATCCGCGTGAACGGTATTTCTCCCGGCGTGGTCGATACGCCGATGTGGGACCATGTCGACAGCCTGTTCGCCAAGGCCGAAGGGCTGCCGTTGGGCGAGAAGAAGCGGCAGGTCGGGCTGGCGGTGCCCCTGGGCCGCATGGGTGTGCCGGCGGACATCGCCGGGGCGGCAGTGTTCCTTGCCAGCGACGAGGCGCGCTACATCACGGCGCAGACCCTCAATGTCGACGGCGGCAACGTCATGAGCTGACTGTTTTTTTCCTGCGTGTCCGAAGCGATGAACGACGACTTCCACCTGTACCTCGACAGCGCCGACCTGGCCGAGCTGCAGGCCTGCCTGCCGCATCCCGTGGTGCACGGCGTGACCACGAACCCGACGCTCCTGCAGCGCGCCGGCGTGGGCCGCGCGGCCGTGCCGGCCCTGCTGAAGCGCTGCATCGAAATGGGCGCGCGGCAGGTGCAGGCCCAGGTCTATTCGAGCGAGGTCGACGGCATGCTCGAGGACGCGCGGGCGCTGCTGGCCCATTTCGACAGCGGCCAGCTCGTCATCAAGATTCCCGCCACGCGACAGGGGCTCGACGCCGGCGCGCAGCTCATCGCACAGGGCGTGCCCGTCACATGGACCGCCGTGTACGCGCCCGAGCAGGCGCACTTTGCGGCGCAGTTGGGCGCGGCCTACGCTGCGCCGTACCTCGGACGTCTCGAAGACGCGGGTGTCGACGGCCTCGCGCTGATCGCGCAGATGCAATCGCTGGTCGCGCGCCGGACGTCGTCGTGCACGCGGCTGCTGGTGGCGAGCATCCGTTCGCGCGAGGCGTATCTCT encodes:
- a CDS encoding carbohydrate ABC transporter permease, encoding MQQQAPSNFVPQAIRTVVAWAVTLLLFFPLGWLFLTAFKTELQAIHVPPLFIFEPTLDNFGEVQRRSDYLLYARNSLITSLGSTILGLLIAAPAAYSMAFFRTRKTRDILMWMLSTKMMPAVGALVPIYVIAQTAGMLDSLTALTIVFTLSNLPIMVWMLYSAYKDIPPEILEAARMDGANLWTEFRHVVMPLSVGGLASTGLLCLVLSWNEAFWALNLTSAKAGTLATLIASYSSPEGLFWAKLSAASLMAIAPIVVFGWFSQKQLVQGLTFGAVK
- a CDS encoding ABC transporter ATP-binding protein, with the translated sequence MAYLELKNIKKSFGDVNIIKGVDLQIQKGEFIVFVGPSGCGKSTLLRLIAGLEPITSGNLMLDGKDITWAPSGKRDLAMVFQSYALYPHMSAYDNMSFALKLAGVPKDEIRTKVEHAAKTLNLTQYLDRTPKDLSGGQRQRVAIGRAIVRAPKVFLFDEPLSNLDAALRGNTRVEIHKLHRALGATTIYVTHDQVEAMTLADRVVVLKDGLIEQVGTPLELYDRPANQFVAQFIGMPSMNMVAASAIPSFSAATGGRLPADGFLGVRSEGLRVYPKQGSPVSDVQGRVELIEALGADTLIHVDVGGVPLIARQNDRTPLQAGDDVAVELDPSVLHLFNREGRSVSA
- the dalD gene encoding D-arabinitol 4-dehydrogenase, which gives rise to MLHLGLGSFHRAHQAVYLQRLIEAGDTRWSLSGANIRPDMADVVAALQAQGGRYTLETVSPAGEYRYEQIEAIREVLPWERSLASVIARGAAASTRIVSFTVTEAGYYLDDKGRLDLSFGDLAADVERARKGEAGGDNVTIYGAVCAILRARKQADAGPVTLLNCDNLRHNGDRFHAGLLEFIGLSGDTDLLAWVNANTRCPNAMVDRITPRPPPELRARVKAATGRDDAAAITGESFIQWVIEDNFAAGRPDWGRVGVELVESVQPYEEAKIRILNATHSCIAWAGTLVGLNFIHEGTHNAAIRRMAFDYVTDDVIPCLVPSPIDLAVYRDVVLDRFGNPAIRDTNQRVAADGFSKIPGFIAPTVRERLAAGQGIDSVAMLPALFLAFLQRWHQGALPYAYQDQGMDEAVAHAICDAADPVVALCSDAGLWGELAADARLIEAVRRAGERATHFIATESRP
- a CDS encoding L-iditol 2-dehydrogenase, with the translated sequence MSGRLQDRHVLLTGAGGGIGLAVARACIAEGARCTVIDRATAAPDAVRAAQQAHPEMLAYIAADVTDTQAIAHMLAEAQVAFGPIHTLFNNAAVFDLAPLLDSDEASFDRLFAVNVKGMFFVMQAVLRHMVEAGTQGASVINMASQAGRRGEALVSHYCATKAAVISYTQSAALAMAPHGIRVNGISPGVVDTPMWDHVDSLFAKAEGLPLGEKKRQVGLAVPLGRMGVPADIAGAAVFLASDEARYITAQTLNVDGGNVMS
- a CDS encoding transaldolase family protein — its product is MNDDFHLYLDSADLAELQACLPHPVVHGVTTNPTLLQRAGVGRAAVPALLKRCIEMGARQVQAQVYSSEVDGMLEDARALLAHFDSGQLVIKIPATRQGLDAGAQLIAQGVPVTWTAVYAPEQAHFAAQLGAAYAAPYLGRLEDAGVDGLALIAQMQSLVARRTSSCTRLLVASIRSREAYLSLLGLGVGAVTIPPRLFAELLDHPATLAAESGFLADARALP